A genome region from Nocardiopsis exhalans includes the following:
- a CDS encoding ABC transporter permease yields MTAPMDVPESSQHAEPEAVVAGAKGAASRSLRQIAWQRFRKDKVGMTGGVVVVLLILVALFAPVLTALFGYPPNQFNQGLVDPLTGGVLRDPDDPAQGLDPWGGISAQHLLGVEPVNGRDLFSRIVYGARTSLLVATVATVVCVVIGTVLGILAGYFGGWVDVVISRTMDIFLAFPLLLFAIALVGVIPDGAFGLAGNNLRIGVLVFIIGFFNWPYIGRIVRGQTLTLKEREFVEAARSLGAGSTHIVFREILPNLVTPILVYSTLLIPTNILFEAALSFLGVGINPPMATWGGMLENALRFYTTSPHFVIIPGLAIFITVLAFNLFGDGLRDAFDPRS; encoded by the coding sequence ATGACCGCGCCGATGGACGTGCCTGAGTCGTCCCAGCACGCCGAGCCAGAAGCGGTCGTAGCGGGGGCCAAGGGCGCGGCCAGCCGTTCCCTGCGCCAGATCGCCTGGCAGCGCTTCCGCAAGGACAAGGTCGGCATGACCGGCGGCGTCGTGGTCGTCCTGCTCATCCTGGTCGCGCTCTTCGCGCCCGTGCTCACGGCCCTGTTCGGGTACCCGCCGAACCAGTTCAACCAGGGCCTGGTCGACCCGCTCACCGGAGGGGTCCTGCGCGATCCCGACGACCCGGCCCAGGGCCTGGACCCGTGGGGCGGTATCAGCGCGCAACACCTGCTGGGCGTGGAGCCGGTCAACGGCCGCGACCTGTTCAGCCGTATCGTCTACGGCGCCCGGACCTCACTGCTCGTGGCCACCGTCGCCACCGTGGTGTGCGTGGTCATCGGCACCGTCCTGGGCATCCTCGCCGGTTACTTCGGCGGCTGGGTGGACGTGGTCATCAGCCGGACCATGGACATCTTCCTGGCCTTCCCGCTGCTGCTCTTCGCGATCGCCCTGGTCGGCGTCATCCCCGACGGCGCCTTCGGCCTGGCCGGGAACAACCTGCGCATCGGCGTCCTGGTGTTCATCATCGGCTTCTTCAACTGGCCCTACATCGGGCGCATCGTGCGCGGGCAGACCCTCACCCTCAAGGAGCGCGAGTTCGTCGAGGCCGCGCGCAGCCTCGGCGCGGGCAGCACCCACATCGTCTTCCGCGAGATCCTGCCCAACCTGGTCACCCCCATCCTGGTCTACTCCACCCTGCTCATCCCCACGAACATCCTCTTCGAGGCGGCGCTGAGCTTCCTGGGCGTGGGGATCAACCCGCCCATGGCCACCTGGGGCGGCATGTTGGAGAACGCGCTGCGCTTCTACACCACCTCGCCGCACTTCGTGATCATCCCGGGCCTGGCCATCTTCATCACCGTGCTGGCCTTCAACCTCTTCGGCGACGGACTGCGCGACGCCTTCGACCCGCGCTCCTGA
- the pgi gene encoding glucose-6-phosphate isomerase has translation MSASTPLPRTEDVGSRSGIPLDRREEWARLSEHRDRFGATHLRGLFADDPARADRYTLGVGGLHVDYSKNLVTDETLRLLAELADATGVAALRDAMLRGDHINLTEDRAVLHTALRAPRSAVIRENGHDVVPEVHRVLERMAAFAERVRARTWLGHTGKPVTRVVNIGIGGSDLGPAMAYEALRPHTDRGLEFRFVSNVDGTDLHEALVDADPGRTLFVVASKTFTTIETVTNAEAARDWLLSGLGEGAGSDAIAKHFVAVSTNADEVAKFGIDTANMFEFWDWVGGRYSYDSAIGLSLMVALGPERFREMLAGFHLMDTHFATAPAERNLPFLLGLLGVWYGGFFDAQSHAVLPYSHYMSKFTAYLQQLDMESNGKSVQRDGRPVNWQTGPVVWGTPGTNGQHAYFQLLHQGTRFVPADLIGFARPAPDLPEGLVPQHDLLMANLFAQGQALAFGRTSAEVAAEGVPADLVPHRTFPGNRPTTTILAGQLDPSVLGQLVALYEHKVFVQGAVWNINSFDQWGVQLGKVLAKRVEPALTEGTEVPDLDPSTAALVRHYRDLRGR, from the coding sequence ATGTCTGCGAGTACACCCCTCCCTCGAACCGAGGACGTCGGAAGCCGGTCCGGCATCCCCCTGGACCGCCGCGAGGAGTGGGCCCGGCTGTCCGAGCACCGTGACCGGTTCGGCGCCACCCACCTGCGGGGCCTGTTCGCCGACGACCCCGCGCGGGCCGACCGGTACACGCTCGGTGTCGGAGGACTGCACGTCGACTACTCGAAGAACCTCGTCACCGACGAGACCCTGCGTCTGCTCGCCGAGCTGGCCGACGCCACCGGGGTGGCCGCCCTGCGCGACGCCATGCTGCGCGGCGACCACATCAACCTCACCGAGGACCGCGCCGTCCTGCACACCGCCCTGCGCGCCCCGCGCTCCGCCGTGATCAGGGAGAACGGCCACGACGTGGTGCCCGAGGTGCACCGGGTCCTGGAGCGGATGGCCGCCTTCGCCGAGCGCGTACGCGCCCGCACCTGGCTGGGCCACACCGGCAAACCGGTGACCCGGGTGGTCAACATCGGGATCGGTGGCTCCGACCTGGGCCCCGCCATGGCCTACGAGGCGCTGCGCCCGCACACCGACCGGGGGCTGGAGTTCCGCTTCGTCTCCAACGTCGACGGCACCGACCTGCACGAGGCCCTGGTGGACGCCGACCCCGGGCGCACGCTGTTCGTGGTCGCCTCCAAGACCTTCACCACGATCGAGACCGTCACCAACGCCGAGGCGGCCCGGGACTGGCTCCTGTCCGGGCTGGGGGAGGGGGCGGGCTCCGACGCCATCGCCAAACACTTCGTGGCGGTCTCCACCAACGCCGACGAGGTCGCGAAGTTCGGCATCGACACCGCCAACATGTTCGAGTTCTGGGACTGGGTGGGCGGCCGCTACTCCTACGACTCGGCGATCGGGCTGTCCCTCATGGTGGCCCTGGGGCCGGAGCGGTTCCGGGAGATGCTCGCCGGCTTCCACCTCATGGACACCCACTTCGCCACCGCGCCCGCCGAACGCAACCTGCCGTTCCTGCTGGGCCTGCTCGGCGTCTGGTACGGCGGCTTCTTCGACGCCCAGTCCCACGCGGTACTGCCCTACAGCCACTACATGTCGAAGTTCACCGCCTACCTCCAGCAGCTCGACATGGAGTCCAACGGCAAGTCCGTCCAGCGCGACGGCCGCCCGGTCAACTGGCAGACCGGCCCGGTGGTGTGGGGCACCCCCGGCACCAACGGCCAGCACGCCTACTTCCAGCTGCTGCACCAGGGCACCCGGTTCGTGCCCGCCGACCTCATCGGTTTCGCCCGACCCGCCCCGGACCTGCCCGAGGGGCTGGTGCCCCAGCACGACCTGCTGATGGCCAACCTCTTCGCCCAGGGGCAGGCCCTGGCCTTCGGCCGCACCTCCGCCGAGGTGGCCGCCGAGGGGGTGCCCGCCGACCTGGTCCCGCACCGCACGTTCCCGGGCAACCGGCCCACCACCACGATCCTGGCGGGCCAGCTCGACCCGTCGGTGCTCGGCCAGCTCGTCGCCCTCTACGAGCACAAGGTGTTCGTGCAGGGCGCGGTGTGGAACATCAACTCCTTCGACCAGTGGGGCGTGCAGCTCGGCAAGGTCCTGGCCAAGCGGGTCGAGCCCGCCCTGACCGAGGGCACCGAGGTCCCCGACCTGGACCCCTCCACCGCCGCACTCGTCCGGCACTACCGGGACCTGCGCGGCCGCTGA
- a CDS encoding ion transporter encodes MTVRERVRKLVDSSWFQGSVVTLILVNAVILGIETSPRLMAEHGDLLHGTDMVILTLFVVELSLRAYAHRGAFLRDPWSWFDMVIVGLALMPSSGPFAVLRVLRVLRVLRLLSVIPTLRHVVAGLFRALPGMAAILFLVVLLLYVSGVMATKLFQDVSPEHFGDLPTSLFTLFQISTADSWSAIAKDVMEHQPLAWIFFVTFVLVSTFVALNLFVAVAVEALEKDTDSEAEGGTGPGAGAEPGYGPGGGNGQEQILAELRALREEVASLRGERQGSAEHAP; translated from the coding sequence GTGACCGTGCGCGAACGGGTCCGCAAGCTCGTCGACTCTTCCTGGTTCCAGGGCAGTGTCGTCACCCTCATCCTCGTCAACGCTGTGATTCTGGGGATCGAGACGTCGCCCCGGCTCATGGCCGAACACGGCGACCTGCTGCACGGGACCGACATGGTGATCCTGACGCTCTTCGTGGTCGAGCTGTCCCTGAGGGCCTACGCGCATCGGGGAGCCTTCCTGCGAGACCCGTGGAGCTGGTTCGACATGGTGATCGTGGGACTGGCCCTGATGCCCTCCTCCGGCCCCTTCGCGGTGCTCCGCGTCCTGCGCGTCCTGCGGGTCCTGCGGCTGCTCTCGGTGATACCGACCCTGCGGCACGTCGTGGCCGGGCTGTTCCGGGCCCTGCCCGGAATGGCCGCCATCCTCTTCCTGGTGGTCCTGCTGCTCTACGTCTCCGGCGTGATGGCCACCAAACTCTTCCAGGACGTCTCGCCGGAGCACTTCGGAGACCTGCCCACCTCGCTGTTCACGCTCTTCCAGATCTCCACGGCCGACAGCTGGTCCGCCATCGCCAAGGACGTGATGGAGCACCAGCCGCTCGCGTGGATCTTCTTCGTCACCTTCGTCCTCGTCTCCACCTTCGTCGCGCTGAACCTGTTCGTTGCGGTCGCGGTGGAGGCCCTGGAGAAGGACACGGACAGCGAGGCAGAGGGAGGGACCGGGCCGGGTGCGGGGGCCGAACCGGGGTACGGGCCCGGAGGGGGTAACGGCCAGGAACAGATCCTCGCCGAACTCCGCGCCCTGCGCGAGGAGGTCGCCTCCCTGCGCGGAGAGCGCCAAGGCAGCGCTGAGCACGCTCCCTGA
- a CDS encoding FadR/GntR family transcriptional regulator — protein sequence MVDGVRTPVVQRTVEQIKAMISDGEVGPQQRLPTERELSARLGVSRGTVREAIRSLTTLGVLEVRHGAGVYVTALRPADLLEAFSVLAEVSRDETLLEVLQVRRMIEPAATAIAAARAAPDDLARIGALLDRMEEDFPACAPAEQGAADLGFHQAIVACAGNATLSAIHAGLSSRTFNERVWAGHGEAGLVEALHEDHRRIHEALLARDPEAARAAAAAHVLRVERWLSLRAAG from the coding sequence GTGGTTGACGGCGTACGGACCCCGGTCGTCCAGCGGACCGTCGAGCAGATCAAGGCGATGATCTCTGACGGTGAGGTAGGACCACAGCAGCGTCTGCCCACCGAACGTGAACTCTCCGCCCGGCTCGGGGTCTCCCGCGGGACCGTGCGCGAGGCGATCCGCTCCCTCACCACCCTCGGTGTTCTGGAGGTCCGTCACGGCGCGGGCGTCTACGTCACCGCGCTGCGCCCGGCCGACCTGCTGGAGGCCTTCTCCGTGCTGGCCGAGGTCTCCCGCGACGAGACCCTGCTGGAGGTCCTCCAGGTCCGCCGGATGATCGAACCCGCCGCCACGGCCATCGCCGCCGCCCGTGCCGCCCCCGACGACCTGGCTCGGATCGGCGCACTCCTCGACCGTATGGAGGAGGACTTCCCCGCCTGCGCACCCGCCGAGCAGGGTGCTGCCGACCTCGGTTTCCACCAGGCGATCGTGGCCTGTGCGGGTAACGCCACCCTTTCGGCCATCCACGCCGGGCTGTCCTCGCGCACCTTCAATGAACGGGTCTGGGCCGGGCACGGCGAGGCCGGGCTGGTCGAGGCCCTGCACGAGGACCACCGGCGCATCCACGAGGCCCTCCTGGCCCGTGACCCCGAAGCGGCCCGCGCGGCCGCGGCCGCGCACGTCCTGCGCGTGGAGCGCTGGCTCAGCCTTCGAGCCGCCGGTTGA
- a CDS encoding (Fe-S)-binding protein has translation MRIALFITCVNDTLFPDTGRAVVRLLERLGHEVVFPADQTCCGQMHYNTGYRRPAAKLAVRFAKTFGNADAVVVPSASCAAMVRDNYPKLGGNGSRLSRKMAQLGPRVYDLTEFLVDVLEVTDVGAYFPHKVVYHPTCHGLRFLGLGDRPYRLLRAVRGLELLELPGAAECCGFGGTFSVKNGDVSAAMGFDKARHAVGTGAEFLCAVDNSCLMHIGGTLSRQRSGMRIAHIAEILASTEKEYAHA, from the coding sequence ATGCGGATCGCGCTGTTCATCACCTGTGTCAACGACACGCTCTTCCCCGACACCGGACGCGCGGTGGTGCGCCTCCTGGAACGGCTCGGGCACGAGGTGGTCTTTCCCGCCGACCAGACCTGCTGCGGGCAGATGCACTACAACACCGGTTACCGGCGCCCCGCGGCCAAGCTCGCGGTGCGCTTCGCCAAGACCTTCGGCAACGCCGACGCGGTCGTGGTCCCCTCGGCCTCCTGCGCCGCGATGGTCCGCGACAACTACCCCAAGCTGGGCGGGAACGGGAGCAGGCTCTCCCGCAAGATGGCCCAACTGGGACCGCGCGTGTACGACCTCACCGAGTTCCTCGTGGACGTGCTGGAGGTGACCGACGTGGGCGCCTACTTCCCGCACAAGGTCGTCTACCACCCCACCTGCCACGGCCTGCGGTTCCTCGGCCTGGGCGACCGCCCCTACCGACTGCTGCGCGCGGTCCGCGGCCTGGAGCTGCTCGAACTGCCCGGCGCCGCCGAGTGCTGCGGGTTCGGCGGCACGTTCTCGGTCAAGAACGGCGACGTCTCCGCGGCGATGGGCTTCGACAAGGCCCGGCACGCGGTCGGGACCGGAGCCGAGTTCCTGTGCGCGGTGGACAACTCCTGCCTGATGCACATCGGCGGCACCCTGTCCCGTCAGCGCTCCGGCATGCGCATCGCGCACATCGCCGAGATCCTGGCCAGTACCGAGAAGGAGTACGCGCACGCATGA
- a CDS encoding lactate utilization protein B, which translates to MSATFLGLPPFPEAARAAVGDSRTRQNLHKATHTIRGKRDAVVGELGEDWQRLRSQGERVKTHTLRHLDHYLEQLEESVQRAGGTVHWAADAAEANAIVTRLVHETGEREVVKVKSMATQEIELNNALEAAGITAYETDLAELIVQLGEDLPSHILVPAIHLGRAQIREIFLRQMAEWGVPAPPGLTDDPKALAEAARVHLRELFLRAKVAVSGANFAVADSGTLVVLESEGNGRMCLTLPETLISVVGIEKIVPTWSDLEVFMQLLPRSSTGERMNPYTSTWTGVTPGDGPQNFHLVLLDNGRTDVLADTVGRQALRCIRCSACLNICPVYERTGGHAYGSVYPGPIGAILTPQLQGMSSETDKALPYASSLCGACYDVCPVAIDIPEVLVHLREQVAQGPGHTDEKALMAGADAVFGSAKALDAVQRAAGAVGGNLPRHLPGMAGKWTDTRDLPDVPGQSFRQWWNKRDQQEEEGR; encoded by the coding sequence ATGAGCGCCACGTTCCTGGGCCTTCCGCCCTTTCCCGAGGCCGCCCGCGCGGCGGTCGGCGACTCCCGCACCCGGCAGAACCTGCACAAGGCCACCCACACCATCCGCGGCAAGCGCGACGCGGTCGTCGGTGAACTGGGCGAGGACTGGCAGCGGCTGCGTTCGCAGGGCGAGCGGGTCAAGACGCACACCCTGCGCCACCTGGACCACTACCTGGAGCAGTTGGAGGAGTCGGTCCAGCGGGCGGGCGGCACCGTCCACTGGGCCGCCGACGCAGCCGAGGCCAACGCGATCGTCACCCGCCTGGTACACGAGACCGGCGAGCGCGAGGTGGTCAAGGTCAAGTCGATGGCCACCCAGGAGATCGAGCTGAACAACGCCCTGGAAGCGGCCGGGATCACCGCCTACGAGACCGACCTGGCCGAGCTGATCGTGCAGCTGGGCGAGGACCTGCCCTCCCACATCCTGGTGCCCGCCATCCACCTGGGCCGCGCTCAGATCCGGGAGATCTTCCTGAGGCAGATGGCCGAGTGGGGGGTGCCCGCCCCGCCCGGGCTCACCGACGACCCCAAGGCGCTGGCCGAGGCCGCCCGCGTCCACCTGCGCGAACTGTTCCTGCGCGCCAAGGTGGCGGTCTCGGGGGCCAACTTCGCGGTGGCCGACTCCGGGACGCTGGTGGTGCTGGAGTCCGAGGGCAACGGGCGCATGTGCCTGACCCTGCCCGAGACGCTGATCTCGGTGGTGGGCATCGAGAAGATCGTGCCCACGTGGTCCGACCTCGAGGTGTTCATGCAGCTACTGCCCCGCTCCTCCACGGGCGAGCGGATGAACCCCTACACCTCCACCTGGACCGGGGTGACCCCGGGCGACGGCCCGCAGAACTTCCACCTGGTGCTGCTCGACAACGGGCGCACCGACGTGCTCGCCGACACCGTGGGGCGCCAGGCCCTGCGCTGCATCCGCTGCTCGGCCTGCCTGAACATCTGCCCGGTCTACGAGCGCACCGGCGGCCACGCCTACGGTTCGGTCTACCCGGGTCCGATCGGCGCGATCCTCACCCCGCAGCTCCAGGGGATGTCCTCGGAGACGGACAAGGCGCTGCCGTACGCGTCGTCGCTCTGCGGGGCCTGCTACGACGTCTGCCCGGTGGCCATCGACATCCCCGAGGTCCTGGTTCACCTGCGCGAGCAGGTGGCGCAGGGACCGGGGCACACGGACGAGAAGGCCCTGATGGCCGGGGCCGACGCGGTGTTCGGTTCGGCCAAGGCGCTGGACGCGGTGCAGCGCGCGGCCGGGGCGGTGGGCGGGAACCTCCCGCGGCACCTGCCGGGCATGGCCGGGAAGTGGACGGACACCCGGGACCTCCCGGACGTGCCCGGGCAGTCCTTCCGGCAGTGGTGGAACAAGCGCGACCAGCAGGAGGAGGAAGGGCGTTGA
- a CDS encoding LutC/YkgG family protein — MSGVNKVGAGGSRERVLARVRAALADVPADEPVERALEHDYADSHAEGPTLDVLVDRLLDYKALVERVSAAELPGRIAAALERRGAERVAVPEGVPDEWFASVSARRIVDAPGAPLSVAELDGCDGVVTGCAVAVAETGTIVLDAGPDQGRRAVTLVPDYHLCVVRAEQVVDGVPQAVRLLAPERPLTWISGPSATSDIELNRVEGVHGPRTLEVLIVESAD, encoded by the coding sequence TTGAGCGGAGTGAACAAGGTCGGCGCGGGCGGATCACGGGAAAGAGTGCTGGCCCGGGTGCGGGCGGCGCTGGCGGACGTGCCCGCCGACGAACCGGTGGAGCGTGCGCTGGAGCACGACTACGCCGACAGCCACGCCGAGGGCCCCACCCTGGACGTGCTGGTGGACCGGCTGCTGGACTACAAGGCGCTGGTGGAGCGGGTTTCGGCGGCCGAACTGCCGGGGCGGATCGCGGCCGCGCTGGAGCGGCGCGGGGCGGAGCGGGTGGCGGTCCCCGAGGGGGTCCCCGACGAATGGTTCGCCTCGGTGTCCGCGCGGCGGATCGTCGACGCCCCGGGGGCTCCGCTGTCGGTGGCCGAGCTGGACGGCTGCGACGGGGTGGTGACCGGGTGCGCGGTGGCGGTGGCCGAGACCGGCACCATCGTGCTGGACGCCGGACCGGACCAGGGCCGTCGGGCGGTCACCCTGGTCCCCGACTACCACCTGTGCGTGGTGCGCGCCGAGCAGGTGGTGGACGGGGTGCCCCAGGCCGTGCGGCTGCTGGCCCCGGAGCGCCCGCTCACGTGGATCAGTGGCCCTTCGGCCACCAGCGACATCGAACTCAACCGGGTGGAGGGCGTGCACGGGCCGCGCACCCTGGAGGTGCTCATCGTCGAGTCCGCCGACTGA